The genomic interval GCGGCACAACTCGTGCTTTAGTGGTCTGTTGAAATAACAGGGACTGGCCCAAGAACGATTCACAAACGCAGTGACATCGTGATAGCCAAAGTGCTTGCCCCCCTTGTTTCAACGGGCCGTTTGAGGACCCTGTCTGAAATTACACCTGATGGAGCAGCATCATGAGCTTAGCAATCTGGATTCCAGCGATGGTCATTCTTGGCCTCGTGACTCTCGCCTTTTTGTTCTCGTTTATCCTTGTCTGCGACAAGGTGTGAAAGATCAACCATGCTCGCTCTCGCTGCGTTAGTCACCGTGTTCTTGTTCATTTATCTTCTGGCGGCGCTGTTGCGCCCCGAATGGTTCTAGTGTCTTGTCACCTATCAGACTTCGCCCCAACGGATCGTCGAACTGTCGCGGAACATTCGACCTCATTTCGCACGACCCCGTGGCCCCCGAAATTCAACGTGTGACATTACACAAGTGGCGAAAGGCTGCTTTGCATCATGTGGACTCTGCCAATTCTGATTCTTGCGACCACCATTGTCTTATCGATCCCGCTGGGACGATATCTCGCGTGGATCATTGACGGGCGTTATCACGCTCCCGGCTGGCTGCAATGGTTTGAGCGTCGGATCGATACCGGCCCGCAAGACTGGAAGCAGTACACCATCGCGTTGATGCTATTTAACATCGTGATGTTCGTCTTCGGTTTTGCCGTCCTGCAATCGCAGGCATGGTTGCCGTTGAATCCTGACGGTCGCGGTACGCTGAGTCCCACAACCGTTTTCAATACCGTGACATCGTTCATGACGAACACGAATTTGCAGCATTATTCCGGTGACCAGCATTTGTCACACTTCAGCCAGATCATGTTCATCATTTGGAACATGTTCGTCTCGGCGGCGGTAGGCTTCTGCGCACTCGCCGCGATCATCCGCGGGTTACGTGGAGATGCCCACATGGGCAACTACTACTTGGACATGTGGCGCGTGGTCGTCTATGCGTTTCTGCCGCTTAGCGTCGTCATGGGAATCCTGCTGATGGCCGAAGGTCAGCCGATGACTCTCGACGGGCAAGCCTCCATTGCGACGATCGAGTCTGGTGCCATGGGAACGGCCCCTGATGGCCAGCCGAACCCGCAGATGATTGTTCGTGGCCCCGTCGCCGCCGTGATTCCGATCAAACACCTGGGCACGAACGGGGGTGGATTCTTCGGCGCCAACTCGGCTCATCCCTACGAGAACCCCTCGGCATGGTCCAACATCCTGAGCTGTATCAACATTCTGATTTTTCCGCTGTCACTGATTTTGATGTACGGTCACATGCTGAAGCAGATGCGGCACGCCATTGTGATCTATTCTGTCATGACCGCAATGTTCATGGTGTTGGCTGGCTGGGCCATTTACTGGGATGCCATGCACCCGAATCCCGCTCTGACCGCCCACTTGGCCCAGTCGTATGAGGTTGCCGATCCGACGATCCCAGGAGGAAAGCGAATCATCAACAGCCCGGCGGTCGCAGGACTGCCCGTCGATCAGGAACTGGGGAATCTGGAAGGAAAAGAACTTCGATTCGGCACATCGGCTGGGGCAACATTCGCCGCCATCACGACGGCAGTGACCTGCGGTTCCGTCAACTGTATGCACGATAGCCTGAATCCGCTCGCGGGAATCACGCCCCTGACGGGAATGTGGTTGAACTGCGTATATGGCGGAAAAGGCGTCGGCCTGGTCAACATGCTGGTCTTCCTGATCATTGGCGTCTTTCTGGCGGGACTCATGGTCGGACGAACTCCAGAATATCTGGGAAAGAAGGTCGAAGCGCGCGAAATGAAACTGGCGATGCTGGCTTTCCTGATTCATCCGATCATGGTCCTCGGACCGACAGGACTGTTCGCAGTCATGCCATGGGGAACGGGTGCCACCAACAATCCGGGTGCGCATGGTTTCTCGGAAATTCTGTACGAATTCAGTTCGGCTTCGGCGAACAACGGCTCGGGATTTGAGGGCTTGGGAGATACCTATGGTTACTACGACAATCCGGCCCCAGCCCCGTACAGTCCGTTTTGGGATATCGCGACAGGCTTGGTAATGTTGATCAGTCGGTACATCCCCATCATCGCGCCAATCGCCCTCGCCGCGGGTCTCGCAGCCAAGAGGCCGACACCGTTCACCGCAGGAACACTTCGAACAGACAACGTGACATTCGGCTGCCTGCTGCTGGGCACAGTGTTGTTACTCGGAGCGTTGACGTTCCTGCCGGCAGCCGTGTTGGGCCCCGTGGCGGAACATCTGGGACCAATCCCGTTTGGTGGCTAGCCGTCCATCGCAATCAGGGGGACAGACACCGTTGTCTTCACGATCATTTGGCGTGTTGGAGTCTTTGCGGAGCCCGTCCCCATTTTTTCATCAGGCGGGCAGTGGTATTGCCACCCCGTCCCGACACGTTCTCGAACATGGCCCGTTCACTGATCCATTCAGAACGGCTGACACACTTTTATCGAAAACAGTTCCGTTGAGGTTGCTATGTCTAATAAAGCGATTCCAATTGCCCCACCTCCGAGTACCCCTCCCGAAAGGGTAGTTGCAGAAGCACAGAAGGCGTCACGCCGAGCCAGTCGGCGCAATGGGTTATTCGAACCCAGCTTGCTGAAGGCTGCGTTCATTCAGTCGTTTGCCATGCTGCGTCCCGACATCCAGTGGAAAAACCCCGTGATGTTCGTGGTGGAAGTCGGTACGGTGCTGACCGTCATTTTCACCATTGCGAATCTGATCGGCTATCAGAGCCAGGTCTCGACCGGCTATCTGCTGGCGCTCGACTTCTGGCTGCTTGCGACCGTGCTGTTTGCAAACTTTGCCACAGCCCTCGCAGAAGCACGCGGCAAGGCCCAGGCAGACACCCTGCGCAAAACACGTCGCGAAACGCCCGCCTTTCGTCTGCGTACAAGCGGCCAGCTCGAACAAGTCGCCTCGACGGAACTCAAGACCGGCGACCGTGTCGTTGTCGAAGCCGGTCAAGTTGTGCCTGGCGATGGTGAAATCGTGGAAGGCGTCGCGTCGGTGGACGAATCGGCAATCACCGGCGAGTCGGCGCCTGTCGTCCGCGAAGCAGGGGGCGACCGTTCTGGTGTGACCGGGGGGACACGCGTGCTCTCTGACCGAATCGTCGTCGAGATCACTGCAGGAGCCGGCGCGTCATTTCTCGATCGCATGATCGCATTGGTCGAAGGTGCCATCCGGCAGCGGACACCAAATGAGATTGCCTTGTCACTCGTTCTTTCGGCGTTCACGCTGATCTTTCTGATTGTCACCGCCTCGTTGTGGCCCATGGCCCACAATGCGGAACTCTACATGCAGTCCTACTTGGGTCTCCCACAGCCCCTGAAAAGTCTAGGAACGGATATTCCGACACTGGTCGCCTTGCTCGTGTGTCTGATCCCGACCACGATCGGTGCTTTGCTGGCGGCGATTGGAATCGCCGGGATGGACCGCGCTCTTCGAGCCAACATCCTCGCCAAGAGTGGAAAAGCCGTGGAAGTGGCGGGTGATATCGACACCCTGCTGTTGGACAAAACCGGAACGATCACAATTGGGAATCGCCGCGCAACACAGTTTATTCCGGTGGAGGGTTACACCGCGAAGGAAGTCGGTCGCCTGGCGGCACTAGCCTCGTATGCCGACCAGACCCCAGAAGGAAAGAGCATTGTCGAACTGAATCAGCATTTGATGGGCGACGGTGCCGTCCACCGCCTCGAAGCCGCCATGTCCACCGGCGCTCGTTTCGTGCCTTTCACTGCACAGACTCGAATGAGCGGATTGGATCTGCCCGACGGACAACAGATCCGCAAGGGAGCCCCCGATGCAGTGCTGCGCCGCATCAGAGAAGGGCAGGGCCAGGTGTCAGAGCGCGTGCAGAAGCAAGTTGACGAAGTGGCTTCACGCGGTGCAACTCCGCTGCTCGTGTGCGAAGGAAACAAGCTGGCCGGCATCGTCGTGCTCGAAGATATTCTTAAACCGGGCATGAAGGACCGGTTCGAACGATTGCGCCGCATGGGACTTCGAACCGTGATGGTCACAGGCGACAACCCTCTGACCGCCAAAGCGATCGCAGAACAGGCGGGCGTCGATGACTTCGTGGCACAGGCAACCCCCGAAGCCAAGCTCGATTATATCCGCCGGGAACAGGCCGCTGGAAAACTGGTGGCCATGATGGGAGATGGAACAAACGATGCACCGGCGCTGGCTCAGGCCGATGTCGGGGTGGCGATGAACTCCGGGACGCAGGCCGCAAAAGAAGCCGGCAACATGGTCGACCTGGACAGCGATCCCACAAAATTGCTGGAGGTTGTCGAGATCGGCAAGCAATTGCTGATGACTCGTGGTGCGCTCACGACATTCTCGATCGCCAATGACCTGGCGAAGTACTTCGCAATTGTCCCAGCACTGTTCGCCGCGACTCTGCCTTGGTTGAAAAGCATCGACATTATGGGATTGCATTCAGCGACGTCGGCGATTCTGTCGGCCGTCATCTTCAATGCGATCATCATTCCGCTGCTGATCCCCATCGCACTGAAGGGTGTGACATATCGCCCCGTCGGGGCCGATGCCCTACTGCGAAGAAACTTGCTGGTGTGGGGCCTCGGTGGCGTTATCGTTCCGTTTATCGGCATCAAATTGATCGACCTGACACTTGTCGGCCTACATCTTGCATCGTAACCACTCCGAACCTGTTGAGTTCGTATCGACGGGTTCGGCCAACTTTCGAAAACATCTAAGAGTCGATCACGCGAGCATTGCCTGGCCGCTGAATTCAGCTCGCAAGCTTGGCAATCGACATCGATCAAATTACTGGAAGGTCATCTCATGTTCGTCCATCTTCGCGCCTGTTCGTGGCTGCTTGTCACGACGGTCCTGCTGTGCTGCGTCGGCTATCCATTGATCCTGCTGGCGATCGGCCAAACCGTTTTTCATTCCAAGGCCGAGGGAAGTCTGATTTTCGACCAAAACGGTAAGGCGATTGGCTCGCGTCTGATAGCCCAGCCGTTCAGCGAAGATCAATATTTCCATCCACGCCCCTCGGCCGCGTCGTACAATGCCGCCGCGTCAGGCGCCAGCAACTGGGGTTCAAGCAACTCTCTATTGCGAGACCGCGTCGCGAGAATGCTCGGCCCCATCGTCAAGTATCGCAGTGGACCGAGCAAAGGTCAGCTTGTCGCGGCAGATATCGAGACATGGTTCCAACAGGATCGATTCCAGGATAAGCCCGGCATCGTCGCAGAATGGGCGACCACGCACTCAACGCTCGCTGTCAACTGGGTCAAAGCGGATCCGTTGAACGCGGCATTTGTGACAGCGTGGGAGGCAAGCCATCCCGCGGATCTGGCGCAATGGCAAAAAGACAACCCCGACAACACTAATCCAAAGCCTGAAGACCTGGCCGTGGCGTTCTTCACGAGCTACTCGAAAGAACATCCCGGAACGTTTCCGGCGGGAGTCACGCGTGAAGATTCAACCGACAAAGCCATCCAACCCGCCGCGAAAGGTGCCGACATTCAGTCGATCTTCTTTGACATGTGGCGCCAAGAGCACCCCGACGCAGATCTGGAACAG from Schlesneria paludicola DSM 18645 carries:
- the kdpA gene encoding potassium-transporting ATPase subunit KdpA, which translates into the protein MWTLPILILATTIVLSIPLGRYLAWIIDGRYHAPGWLQWFERRIDTGPQDWKQYTIALMLFNIVMFVFGFAVLQSQAWLPLNPDGRGTLSPTTVFNTVTSFMTNTNLQHYSGDQHLSHFSQIMFIIWNMFVSAAVGFCALAAIIRGLRGDAHMGNYYLDMWRVVVYAFLPLSVVMGILLMAEGQPMTLDGQASIATIESGAMGTAPDGQPNPQMIVRGPVAAVIPIKHLGTNGGGFFGANSAHPYENPSAWSNILSCINILIFPLSLILMYGHMLKQMRHAIVIYSVMTAMFMVLAGWAIYWDAMHPNPALTAHLAQSYEVADPTIPGGKRIINSPAVAGLPVDQELGNLEGKELRFGTSAGATFAAITTAVTCGSVNCMHDSLNPLAGITPLTGMWLNCVYGGKGVGLVNMLVFLIIGVFLAGLMVGRTPEYLGKKVEAREMKLAMLAFLIHPIMVLGPTGLFAVMPWGTGATNNPGAHGFSEILYEFSSASANNGSGFEGLGDTYGYYDNPAPAPYSPFWDIATGLVMLISRYIPIIAPIALAAGLAAKRPTPFTAGTLRTDNVTFGCLLLGTVLLLGALTFLPAAVLGPVAEHLGPIPFGG
- the kdpF gene encoding K(+)-transporting ATPase subunit F; amino-acid sequence: MLALAALVTVFLFIYLLAALLRPEWF
- the kdpB gene encoding potassium-transporting ATPase subunit KdpB; this encodes MSNKAIPIAPPPSTPPERVVAEAQKASRRASRRNGLFEPSLLKAAFIQSFAMLRPDIQWKNPVMFVVEVGTVLTVIFTIANLIGYQSQVSTGYLLALDFWLLATVLFANFATALAEARGKAQADTLRKTRRETPAFRLRTSGQLEQVASTELKTGDRVVVEAGQVVPGDGEIVEGVASVDESAITGESAPVVREAGGDRSGVTGGTRVLSDRIVVEITAGAGASFLDRMIALVEGAIRQRTPNEIALSLVLSAFTLIFLIVTASLWPMAHNAELYMQSYLGLPQPLKSLGTDIPTLVALLVCLIPTTIGALLAAIGIAGMDRALRANILAKSGKAVEVAGDIDTLLLDKTGTITIGNRRATQFIPVEGYTAKEVGRLAALASYADQTPEGKSIVELNQHLMGDGAVHRLEAAMSTGARFVPFTAQTRMSGLDLPDGQQIRKGAPDAVLRRIREGQGQVSERVQKQVDEVASRGATPLLVCEGNKLAGIVVLEDILKPGMKDRFERLRRMGLRTVMVTGDNPLTAKAIAEQAGVDDFVAQATPEAKLDYIRREQAAGKLVAMMGDGTNDAPALAQADVGVAMNSGTQAAKEAGNMVDLDSDPTKLLEVVEIGKQLLMTRGALTTFSIANDLAKYFAIVPALFAATLPWLKSIDIMGLHSATSAILSAVIFNAIIIPLLIPIALKGVTYRPVGADALLRRNLLVWGLGGVIVPFIGIKLIDLTLVGLHLAS
- a CDS encoding potassium-transporting ATPase subunit C; this encodes MFVHLRACSWLLVTTVLLCCVGYPLILLAIGQTVFHSKAEGSLIFDQNGKAIGSRLIAQPFSEDQYFHPRPSAASYNAAASGASNWGSSNSLLRDRVARMLGPIVKYRSGPSKGQLVAADIETWFQQDRFQDKPGIVAEWATTHSTLAVNWVKADPLNAAFVTAWEASHPADLAQWQKDNPDNTNPKPEDLAVAFFTSYSKEHPGTFPAGVTREDSTDKAIQPAAKGADIQSIFFDMWRQEHPDADLEQVPGDLVMASGSGLDPHITLKNALYQLDRVATKWAETTNRELTTVHQEIETLLRQKAQAPLGGLVGVQLINVLEMNLALKDRYVMQPTAGK